In Aeromicrobium marinum DSM 15272, one genomic interval encodes:
- a CDS encoding phosphoadenylyl-sulfate reductase, giving the protein MDTMGLAERRERQREHDRARDQHHEDREAGLRPIRSAAELRAVADDAEQRLASASTDEVLAWVAEEFGYRTAVACSMADAVLPAVVADHLPWVDTLFLDTGYHFAETLGTRDAVESSMRLSIVDVRATRTVAEQDAEFGPALHDRDPALCCQMRKVEPLAATLGTYEAWITGVRRDEGPTRADTPLVGWDAKNQLVKINPLAAWTFDDVLDYARDHQIIVNPLVNDGYPSIGCAPCTRRVAPGEDPRAGRWAGMDKTECGLHT; this is encoded by the coding sequence ATGGACACGATGGGACTCGCCGAGCGCCGCGAGCGGCAACGGGAGCACGACCGCGCCCGCGACCAGCACCACGAGGACCGCGAGGCCGGCCTGCGACCCATCCGGTCGGCCGCCGAGCTGCGGGCCGTGGCCGACGACGCGGAGCAGCGGCTGGCCTCGGCCAGCACCGACGAGGTGCTCGCGTGGGTGGCCGAGGAGTTCGGCTACCGCACCGCGGTGGCCTGCTCGATGGCCGACGCCGTCCTGCCGGCCGTCGTGGCCGACCACCTGCCCTGGGTCGACACCCTGTTCCTCGACACCGGGTACCACTTCGCCGAGACGTTGGGCACCCGCGACGCCGTGGAGTCCAGCATGCGGCTGTCGATCGTCGACGTCCGCGCCACCCGCACCGTGGCCGAGCAGGACGCCGAGTTCGGGCCCGCGCTGCACGACCGCGACCCCGCCCTGTGCTGCCAGATGCGCAAGGTCGAGCCGCTCGCGGCGACCCTCGGCACCTACGAGGCCTGGATCACCGGCGTACGACGCGACGAGGGCCCCACCCGGGCGGACACCCCCCTGGTCGGCTGGGACGCGAAGAACCAGCTGGTCAAGATCAACCCGCTGGCAGCGTGGACCTTCGACGACGTGCTGGACTACGCCCGCGACCACCAGATCATCGTGAACCCGCTGGTCAACGACGGCTACCCGTCGATCGGCTGCGCCCCCTGCACCCGCCGGGTCGCCCCCGGGGAGGACCCGCGAGCCGGCCGCTGGGCCGGGATGGACAAGACCGAGTGCGGCCTGCACACCTGA
- a CDS encoding L-threonylcarbamoyladenylate synthase: MARFIDIHPENPQARNVEQAVEIIRSGGLIAYPTDSGYALGAQIGSADALTRIRSIRDLDDKHHFTLVCHDFAQLGHVVQVDNAVFRAVKAATPGPYTFILPATREVPKRLLQAKKRTVGVRIPDHVVTQALVTALGEPLLSSTLILPGETDPMTTAWEIAEALDGRIEAVVDAGDEVVGRPTTVVDLSDGHAQVLREGAGDVGPFQ, from the coding sequence ATGGCCAGGTTCATCGACATCCATCCCGAGAACCCGCAGGCGCGCAACGTCGAGCAGGCGGTCGAGATCATCCGCTCCGGCGGGCTGATCGCCTACCCGACCGATTCGGGCTACGCGCTCGGCGCCCAGATCGGTAGTGCCGACGCGTTGACCCGCATCCGCTCGATCCGGGACCTCGACGACAAGCACCACTTCACGCTCGTCTGCCACGACTTCGCCCAGCTGGGGCACGTGGTGCAGGTCGACAACGCCGTCTTCCGGGCCGTGAAGGCCGCCACACCGGGGCCCTACACGTTCATCCTGCCCGCGACCCGCGAGGTGCCCAAGCGGCTGCTGCAGGCCAAGAAGCGCACCGTGGGGGTACGGATCCCCGACCACGTCGTGACGCAGGCCCTGGTCACGGCACTGGGGGAGCCGCTGCTGTCGTCGACGTTGATCCTGCCCGGCGAGACCGACCCGATGACGACCGCGTGGGAGATCGCCGAGGCGCTGGACGGCCGGATCGAGGCGGTCGTCGACGCCGGCGACGAGGTGGTCGGTCGTCCGACCACGGTGGTCGACCTGTCCGACGGTCATGCGCAGGTGCTGCGCGAGGGCGCCGGCGACGTCGGTCCGTTCCAGTAG
- a CDS encoding rhomboid family intramembrane serine protease, with translation MAAPDGRRTVALDALAVIAAFVAVLYVIELVDTLLGGSLDDFGVRPRSDEGLLGIVFAPVLHVGWGHLVANTLPLVVLGFLLLLSGLRTWVAVTAVVWLVGGLGTWVVGGSNTIHLGASVLVFGWLVHLVVRGVFTRSVGQILIGVGVLLVYGGVLWGALPGTPGVSWEGHLFGGVGGALAAWLLAPRSDPAVVDP, from the coding sequence GTGGCCGCGCCGGACGGCCGACGTACCGTCGCGCTGGACGCCCTGGCGGTGATCGCGGCGTTCGTCGCGGTCCTCTACGTGATCGAGCTGGTCGACACGCTGCTCGGCGGCTCGCTGGACGACTTCGGGGTGAGGCCACGCAGCGACGAGGGGCTGCTCGGGATCGTGTTCGCACCGGTCCTGCACGTCGGCTGGGGGCACCTGGTGGCCAACACGCTGCCGTTGGTCGTGCTCGGATTCCTCCTGCTGCTGTCGGGCCTGCGCACGTGGGTCGCCGTGACGGCGGTCGTGTGGCTCGTGGGCGGACTGGGCACGTGGGTGGTCGGCGGCTCGAACACGATCCACCTGGGTGCCTCCGTCCTCGTGTTCGGCTGGCTCGTTCACCTGGTCGTCCGGGGGGTCTTCACCCGGAGCGTGGGCCAGATCCTCATCGGTGTCGGCGTCCTGCTCGTCTACGGCGGGGTGCTGTGGGGAGCGTTGCCCGGGACGCCGGGCGTCTCCTGGGAGGGTCACCTGTTCGGGGGAGTCGGCGGGGCGCTGGCCGCCTGGCTGCTCGCCCCTCGGTCAGATCCTGCGGTGGTCGACCCGTGA
- a CDS encoding DNA-3-methyladenine glycosylase family protein, with amino-acid sequence MPDEAVEAVVDLGFRADLRRSLALLRRGSADPTMRVLPDGTTWRTSRMESGPVTYALRQVGPDRISCSAWGPGAAELVTGIPDLLGARDDPDGFVPRHPLLVDAFRRFPGLRPPRTGRVVEALVPAIIEQKVVGLDAFAGWRRLLLQYGTPAPGPAPAGMRVVPTTEGWQAIASWDWHLAGIDPRRARTAMGCLQVANSLERLGRDPDPSVLYRGLRSLPGVGVWTAAEVGARALGDADAVSIGDYHLPKVVGVPLTGSPLPEDRVEEFLEPWRPHRWRVVRLLELSPLATAPRRGPRMSRVDHRRI; translated from the coding sequence GTGCCCGACGAGGCGGTCGAGGCAGTCGTCGACCTGGGATTCCGTGCCGACCTGCGCCGGAGCCTGGCCCTCCTGCGTCGCGGTTCGGCCGATCCGACGATGCGGGTCCTGCCCGACGGCACGACGTGGCGGACCTCGCGGATGGAGTCCGGTCCGGTGACCTACGCGCTCCGACAGGTCGGGCCGGACCGGATCAGTTGCTCGGCGTGGGGGCCGGGTGCCGCGGAGCTCGTCACCGGCATCCCCGACCTGCTGGGAGCCCGCGACGACCCGGACGGCTTCGTCCCGCGCCACCCGTTGCTGGTCGACGCGTTCCGGCGCTTCCCCGGGCTGCGCCCGCCCCGCACGGGCCGGGTCGTCGAGGCGCTCGTCCCGGCGATCATCGAGCAGAAGGTCGTCGGTCTCGATGCCTTCGCCGGGTGGCGACGCCTCCTCCTCCAGTACGGCACGCCCGCGCCCGGGCCCGCTCCGGCCGGGATGCGGGTGGTCCCGACCACCGAGGGGTGGCAGGCGATCGCGTCGTGGGACTGGCACCTGGCCGGGATCGACCCGCGCCGGGCGCGCACCGCGATGGGCTGCCTCCAGGTCGCGAACTCCCTCGAACGGCTCGGTCGCGACCCGGACCCCTCGGTGCTGTACCGCGGCCTGCGCAGCCTGCCCGGCGTCGGCGTGTGGACCGCCGCCGAGGTCGGAGCCCGGGCTCTCGGAGATGCCGATGCCGTGTCGATCGGCGACTACCACCTGCCGAAGGTCGTGGGGGTCCCCCTCACCGGCTCGCCCCTGCCCGAGGACCGGGTCGAGGAGTTCCTCGAGCCGTGGCGGCCCCACCGCTGGCGGGTCGTCCGTCTGCTCGAGCTCAGCCCGCTGGCCACCGCGCCCCGTCGAGGGCCCCGCATGTCACGGGTCGACCACCGCAGGATCTGA
- a CDS encoding DUF1992 domain-containing protein → MDDHRRRAAHYRSDPDSLADEEAEQDPARGRRVEDTALWVDLQIRAAIERGEFDDLPLAGKPLPNLTTTHDPDWWVKQLIERERITGVLPPALQLRKDDAVLDDLLDRQTREESVRSLVEEFNARIVEARRQLTGGPPVITPLRDVEAEVSAWRERRRAAVATAPTTTDRPVGRRFLRRRRRG, encoded by the coding sequence ATGGACGACCACCGGCGCCGCGCCGCCCACTACCGCTCCGACCCCGACAGCCTGGCTGACGAGGAGGCGGAGCAGGATCCTGCACGCGGGCGACGGGTCGAGGACACCGCGTTGTGGGTGGATCTGCAGATCCGTGCGGCGATCGAGCGCGGCGAGTTCGACGACCTGCCCCTCGCGGGCAAGCCGCTGCCGAACCTGACCACGACGCACGACCCCGACTGGTGGGTCAAGCAGCTGATCGAACGCGAACGCATCACCGGAGTGCTGCCTCCGGCGTTGCAGCTGCGCAAGGACGACGCAGTCCTCGACGACCTGCTCGACCGTCAGACCCGCGAGGAGTCGGTCCGGAGCCTCGTCGAGGAGTTCAACGCGCGCATCGTCGAGGCACGCCGCCAGCTGACGGGCGGCCCACCGGTCATCACTCCCCTGCGCGACGTCGAGGCCGAGGTGTCCGCCTGGCGGGAGCGCCGGCGCGCGGCCGTCGCCACGGCGCCCACCACGACCGACCGCCCGGTGGGACGCAGGTTCCTGCGTCGCCGGCGACGCGGGTAG
- a CDS encoding glycosyltransferase family 2 protein → MYDPWGALTPAVLVVLVWLVVAMGLVVLGPEPRARLRPAVRLAIAVGGTAGVVAVPVAWWTDDPRHGVLVGAVVAWSFLPWGWVRRDWTLAGTVAWVLSVDATVLYLAAVLRWTLTADLGPWTTAASLALWCVEVFVALIGLACAWELVDVTARHRWRPTRDPRQLRRDGRPVRPFVSIHVPTHQEPPEMVIETLQRLVDLDYDDYEVLLVDNNTTDPALWRPVQSWCDRQDRVTFVHLENWPGYKSGALNHALTRTDDRAEVIGVVDADYLVDPDFLTDCAPWFGFSDVSFVQTPQDYRGSGASSYFRRLHHSYAYFFSVSQRSRNERNGAIFGGTMGLVRRSELEAAGGWDEWCITEDAELSLRLLRRGGRGVHLDRAYGQGVMPLTFESLKRQRYRWCFGGVQILRMHGRSLLPGPRSATNRLTPAQRWAYVSGGLQWLGDLAALAFLGFLSIAAVDLATGGDLLVRRLSGVLLAAVVAVVAIGSLRAIASVRRVGRTSWRDSVGVFGLWLALGITVARASARAAVAREGVFLRTPKVRAGTFGVARALRHNTLECIVAGWCVVMAALASTHASGGAALVAGLLLLQGAGHAAAPFNSIAAQRSHLPPSVAPRHRSIARRRRLVPVVRGERP, encoded by the coding sequence ATGTACGACCCGTGGGGAGCCCTGACCCCGGCCGTGCTGGTGGTGCTCGTGTGGTTGGTGGTCGCCATGGGACTCGTGGTGCTCGGCCCGGAGCCCCGGGCGCGGCTGAGGCCGGCGGTGCGCCTCGCGATCGCTGTCGGCGGTACGGCCGGGGTGGTCGCGGTGCCGGTCGCGTGGTGGACCGACGACCCTCGGCACGGTGTCCTGGTCGGTGCGGTCGTCGCGTGGTCCTTCCTTCCCTGGGGCTGGGTGCGGCGCGACTGGACCCTTGCCGGGACGGTGGCGTGGGTGCTGAGTGTCGACGCCACGGTCCTGTACCTCGCCGCGGTGCTCCGGTGGACCCTGACCGCGGACCTGGGGCCGTGGACGACAGCGGCGAGCCTGGCCCTCTGGTGCGTCGAGGTCTTCGTGGCGCTGATCGGCCTGGCCTGCGCCTGGGAGCTGGTGGACGTCACAGCCCGGCACCGGTGGCGGCCCACCCGCGACCCCCGCCAGCTCCGCCGGGACGGCCGTCCCGTCCGCCCCTTCGTCAGCATCCACGTGCCCACGCACCAGGAGCCGCCGGAGATGGTGATCGAGACGCTGCAGCGGCTGGTCGACCTGGACTACGACGACTACGAGGTCCTGCTGGTCGACAACAACACCACCGACCCCGCCCTGTGGCGCCCCGTGCAGTCCTGGTGCGACCGGCAGGACCGGGTGACGTTCGTGCACCTCGAGAACTGGCCGGGCTACAAGAGCGGTGCTCTCAACCACGCCCTGACCCGTACGGACGACCGTGCAGAGGTCATCGGTGTCGTCGACGCCGACTATCTCGTCGACCCCGACTTCCTGACCGACTGCGCCCCGTGGTTCGGCTTCTCCGACGTCAGCTTCGTGCAGACCCCGCAGGACTACCGGGGGAGCGGGGCGTCGTCGTACTTCCGCCGGCTCCACCACTCGTACGCGTACTTCTTCTCCGTCTCACAGCGGTCACGCAACGAGCGCAACGGAGCGATCTTCGGCGGCACCATGGGACTGGTACGGCGCAGTGAGCTCGAGGCGGCGGGCGGCTGGGACGAGTGGTGCATCACCGAGGACGCCGAGCTCTCCCTGCGCCTGCTCCGACGGGGCGGCAGGGGAGTCCACCTCGATCGCGCCTACGGACAGGGGGTCATGCCGCTGACCTTCGAGTCGCTCAAGCGCCAGCGCTACCGCTGGTGCTTCGGCGGCGTGCAGATCCTGCGGATGCACGGACGGTCGCTGCTCCCCGGCCCGAGGAGCGCGACCAACCGGCTGACCCCGGCCCAACGGTGGGCCTACGTGAGCGGGGGACTGCAGTGGCTCGGTGACCTCGCGGCCCTCGCGTTCCTCGGCTTCCTCAGCATCGCGGCCGTCGACCTCGCGACCGGCGGGGACCTGCTGGTCCGCCGGCTGTCCGGGGTGCTGCTGGCGGCCGTCGTCGCCGTCGTCGCGATCGGTTCCCTGCGCGCGATCGCCTCGGTGCGCCGGGTGGGCAGGACGAGCTGGCGGGACTCCGTCGGAGTCTTCGGGTTGTGGTTGGCCCTCGGCATCACCGTGGCCCGGGCCTCGGCCAGGGCGGCCGTGGCCCGGGAAGGGGTCTTCCTCAGGACCCCGAAGGTCCGCGCCGGCACCTTCGGGGTCGCTCGCGCCCTCCGCCACAACACGCTGGAGTGCATCGTCGCCGGGTGGTGCGTGGTCATGGCCGCCCTCGCCTCGACCCACGCCAGCGGGGGAGCCGCTCTCGTCGCCGGACTCCTGCTGCTGCAGGGGGCGGGCCATGCGGCAGCACCGTTCAACAGCATCGCCGCGCAACGCTCCCACCTGCCGCCCTCGGTCGCGCCACGCCACCGCTCGATCGCTCGGCGGCGTAGGCTCGTTCCCGTCGTCCGAGGGGAGAGACCGTGA
- a CDS encoding isochorismatase family protein has protein sequence MSALPGRHAVALVVVDVQNGVVEQAFERDRVVGTIADLVAGARAADVPVVWVQHADDELVRGSPAWEWVPELRPRASEPAVHKQFGDAFEATDLEQVLAAAEVGSLVVAGAQTDACVRSTIHGAFTRGYDVTLVGDAHTTEDFTDWGAPPPADVIAHTNLYWHHQEAPGRTAAVVAAGDVVWSDPCRRISAS, from the coding sequence GTGAGCGCGTTGCCGGGTCGTCATGCTGTCGCGCTGGTCGTGGTGGACGTGCAGAACGGTGTGGTCGAACAGGCGTTCGAGCGGGACCGGGTCGTCGGGACCATCGCCGACCTCGTGGCCGGCGCGCGGGCGGCAGACGTGCCCGTGGTGTGGGTCCAGCACGCCGACGACGAGCTCGTCCGGGGGAGTCCGGCGTGGGAGTGGGTTCCCGAGCTGCGGCCGCGCGCGTCCGAGCCGGCGGTGCACAAGCAGTTCGGTGACGCCTTCGAGGCCACCGACCTGGAGCAGGTGCTCGCTGCCGCCGAGGTCGGATCGCTCGTCGTCGCCGGGGCGCAGACCGATGCCTGCGTCCGGTCGACGATCCACGGCGCCTTCACCCGCGGATACGACGTGACCCTCGTCGGCGACGCGCACACGACGGAGGACTTCACCGACTGGGGCGCGCCGCCGCCGGCCGACGTGATCGCCCACACCAACCTGTACTGGCACCACCAGGAGGCGCCGGGGCGGACGGCGGCGGTGGTGGCGGCAGGGGACGTGGTCTGGTCGGACCCCTGCCGTCGGATCTCCGCAAGTTGA
- a CDS encoding low affinity iron permease family protein, with amino-acid sequence MDNSASDARLSDDDRSSFDRFVEGAYLRVSQAPFFFVCAGVVVLWFASVPLWVDLKQWQVAIHTVASVVSLLLLVLLENASRRAEEAAQEKLNVIAEALAALMDSRGEADPDLREAAARLRAAVGLEERH; translated from the coding sequence ATGGACAACTCGGCATCCGACGCCCGCCTGAGTGACGACGACAGGTCGTCGTTCGACCGGTTCGTGGAGGGCGCCTACCTGCGGGTCAGTCAGGCACCGTTCTTCTTCGTGTGCGCCGGTGTCGTCGTGCTGTGGTTCGCCAGCGTGCCGCTGTGGGTCGACCTCAAGCAGTGGCAGGTGGCGATCCACACGGTGGCGAGCGTCGTGTCGCTGCTGCTGCTCGTCCTGCTGGAGAACGCGAGCCGGCGGGCCGAGGAAGCGGCCCAGGAGAAGCTCAACGTCATCGCCGAGGCGCTCGCCGCCCTGATGGACTCACGCGGCGAGGCCGACCCCGACCTGCGCGAGGCAGCCGCCCGCCTGCGGGCCGCCGTCGGCCTGGAGGAGCGTCACTGA